One part of the Phaeodactylum tricornutum CCAP 1055/1 chromosome 17, whole genome shotgun sequence genome encodes these proteins:
- a CDS encoding predicted protein yields the protein MKKAPGPCCRRQSNTTIIALLAVIPLCSINVFSNLWQSIFAATENSSKGDGEAFHMLHWTQNRTNREELHRVSLATLPTTATADAIGSISRLGSTSESVENSDGTFNQIVELPIDETFSACILFMDDNPRLVEWLVYHFFALNLREVVVAVD from the coding sequence ATGAAAAAAGCTCCGGGTCCATGCTGTCGGCGTCAATCGAATACGACTATTATTGCACTCCTTGCAGTCATCCCTTTGTGCAGCATCAACGTATTCAGCAATTTGTGGCAGTCCATTTTCGCCGCTACGGAAAATTCCAGCAAAGGGGATGGAGAAGCCTTTCACATGCTTCACTGGACACAAAATCGGACCAATCGGGAGGAGTTGCATAGAGTTTCGTTGGCTACGCTGCCTACGACCGCGACTGCCGATGCTATCGGGAGTATCTCCCGCCTTGGCAGCACCAGCGAGTCTGTCGAAAACTCCGACGGAACTTTCAACCAAATTGTGGAGCTCCCTATCGACGAAACGTTCTCGGCCTGCATCCTGTTTATGGACGACAATCCCCGTCTAGTGGAGTGGTTGGTCTATCATTTCTTTGCCTTGAACTTGCGCGAAGTTGTCGTGGCCGTCGATTGA
- a CDS encoding predicted protein, whose protein sequence is MRTNPIPDGWNESCAPVPRCRFSAVESHPEEVSVGVPSIIGANQLETLRWMYRSQKGRDGLPKVVKGICPRQNFERSFLVINHYLGDWNVYSFRDDSRKGGEKSRQVWEFRTNETEGGSADQIRPWIGGFVAAMGEERAFLLLKDAGLPQNFKVFNKNEWRVKKSAVHSYLKNGLDPQLIDFLDQHAG, encoded by the exons ATGCGTACGAATCCCATTCCCGACGGCTGGAACGAAAGCTGTGCTCCAGTACCAAGGTGTCGATTTTCAGCTGTGGAAAGCCACCCAGAAGAGGTGAGCGTGGGGGTCCCTTCTATAATCGGTGCAAACCAGCTCGAAACGCTTCGCTGGATGTATCGTTCACAGAAAGGTCGTGACGGTCTACCCAA AGTTGTCAAAGGAATTTGTCCCAGGCAGAACTTTGAGCGCAGCTTTTTGGTGATAAATCACTACCTGGGTGACTGGAACGTGTA TTCCTTTCGAGATGATAGCCGAAAGGGAGGCGAGAAAAGTAGGCAAGTGTGGGAATTCCGAACCAACGAGACCGAGGGTGGCTCGGCTGATCAGATCCGACCATGGATTGGCGGCTTTGTTGCTGCCATGGGCGAAGAACgtgctttccttttgttgaAGGACGCCGGGTTGCCACAGAACTTCAAagttttcaacaaaaatgaaTGGAGAGTCAAAAAGTCTGCTGTTCACTCTTATTTGAAAAATGGGCTTGATCCACAGCTCATAGATTTTCTAGATCAGCACGCTGGTTAG